A genomic segment from Microcella flavibacter encodes:
- a CDS encoding Na+/H+ antiporter subunit E: MNDKRRERERVPLLQQSPLLLALVLLWMMLWGSVTPFTIVTGVVVALLVTRAFYLPPVELSGRFNPWWFLVLLGRFAVDLVRASFEVAWQAMRPRGVTRNAVIRVDLTTRNDFVLTGTALAVSLVPGSVVLEVDRPHSVLYIHSLGIETPEQVAHAHDSVLAYERRILRALGSREEWEAVR; this comes from the coding sequence GTGAATGACAAGCGCCGCGAGCGCGAGCGGGTGCCCCTGCTGCAGCAGTCGCCGCTGCTGCTGGCCCTCGTGCTGCTGTGGATGATGCTCTGGGGGTCGGTGACGCCGTTCACGATCGTCACGGGCGTCGTCGTGGCGCTGCTCGTCACGCGGGCGTTCTACCTGCCGCCCGTCGAGCTCTCGGGCCGCTTCAACCCGTGGTGGTTCCTCGTGCTGCTCGGCCGGTTCGCGGTCGACCTCGTGCGGGCATCCTTCGAGGTCGCCTGGCAGGCGATGCGCCCGCGGGGCGTCACGCGCAACGCGGTCATCCGGGTCGACCTCACGACCCGCAACGACTTTGTGCTCACGGGCACGGCGCTCGCCGTGAGCCTCGTGCCCGGCTCGGTCGTGCTCGAGGTCGACCGCCCGCACTCGGTGCTCTACATCCACAGCCTCGGCATCGAGACGCCCGAGCAGGTGGCGCACGCGCACGACAGCGTGCTCGCCTACGAGCGGCGCATCCTGCGGGCGCTCGGCTCGCGCGAGGAATGGGAGGCCGTGCGATGA
- a CDS encoding monovalent cation/H+ antiporter complex subunit F: MTVLLWIAGALFSVTALLAILRVIRGPSIVDRIIASDVLLTTLILVVGAEMVANQHTRTIPLMVVMAATAILGTVAVARFVTRPDDTRVAPGLGAENPTAATGEEAS, from the coding sequence ATGACCGTGCTGCTCTGGATCGCTGGCGCCCTCTTCTCGGTGACGGCGCTGCTCGCGATCCTGCGCGTGATCCGCGGGCCGAGCATCGTCGACCGCATCATCGCGAGCGACGTGCTGCTGACGACCCTGATCCTCGTCGTCGGCGCCGAGATGGTCGCGAACCAGCACACCCGCACGATCCCGCTCATGGTGGTCATGGCGGCCACCGCCATCCTCGGCACCGTCGCCGTCGCGCGCTTCGTGACGCGGCCCGACGACACCCGCGTCGCCCCGGGGCTCGGCGCTGAGAACCCGACCGCCGCGACGGGGGAGGAGGCCTCATGA
- the mnhG gene encoding monovalent cation/H(+) antiporter subunit G: protein MTPDAPVVEALDIAAGVLLVLGGFLSLAAGIGLNRFPDALSRLHAATKPQILGLVFVVLALALSARSGAVLLLLIPVVVFQMLTAPIAAHMVGRAGYRTGDFDAGTLITDELADDIASAGRGDLPGGEAEVPDPALAPSVEPGAEPAAEPAAGRAAGPSGKDPGPA, encoded by the coding sequence ATGACCCCCGACGCCCCCGTGGTCGAGGCGCTCGACATCGCCGCGGGCGTGCTGCTCGTGCTCGGCGGGTTCCTCTCGCTCGCCGCGGGCATCGGCCTCAACCGGTTCCCCGATGCGCTGAGCCGACTGCACGCCGCGACGAAGCCGCAGATCCTCGGCCTCGTCTTCGTCGTGCTCGCCCTCGCGCTCAGCGCGCGCAGCGGCGCGGTGCTGCTGCTGCTCATCCCCGTCGTCGTGTTCCAGATGCTGACGGCGCCCATCGCGGCGCACATGGTCGGGCGCGCGGGCTACCGAACAGGAGACTTCGACGCGGGCACGCTCATCACCGACGAGCTCGCCGACGACATCGCCTCGGCGGGGCGCGGCGACCTGCCCGGCGGCGAGGCCGAGGTGCCCGACCCAGCGCTCGCGCCGAGCGTCGAGCCCGGTGCCGAGCCGGCCGCGGAGCCCGCCGCCGGACGGGCCGCCGGGCCGTCAGGGAAGGACCCGGGCCCGGCGTAA